A genomic window from Elaeis guineensis isolate ETL-2024a chromosome 3, EG11, whole genome shotgun sequence includes:
- the LOC105041659 gene encoding small ribosomal subunit protein uS9 has product MAAAATESVQCFGRKKTAVAVTYCKRGRGLIKVNGSPIELVKPEILRYKAFEPILLLGRHRFAGVDMRIRVRGGGKTSQIYAIRQSIAKALVAFYQKYVDEQSKKEIKDILVRYDRTLLVADPRRCEPKKFGGRGARARFQKSYR; this is encoded by the coding sequence ATGGCGGCAGCGGCGACGGAGTCGGTTCAGTGCTTCGGCCGGAAGAAGACGGCGGTGGCGGTGACGTACTGCAAGCGCGGCCGCGGCCTGATCAAGGTGAACGGGAGCCCCATCGAGCTGGTGAAGCCGGAGATCCTCCGCTACAAGGCCTTCGAGCCCATCCTCCTCCTCGGCCGCCACCGCTTCGCCGGCGTCGACATGCGCATCCGCGTGCGCGGCGGTGGGAAGACCTCCCAGATCTACGCCATCCGGCAGAGCATCGCCAAGGCCCTCGTGGCCTTCTACCAGAAGTACGTGGACGAGCAGTCCAAGAAGGAGATTAAGGACATCCTTGTCCGCTACGACCGCACCCTCCTCGTTGCCGACCCCCGCCGCTGCGAGCCCAAGAAGTTCGGCGGCCGCGGCGCCCGCGCTCGCTTCCAGAAGTCCTACCGTTAG